From the genome of Arvicola amphibius chromosome 9, mArvAmp1.2, whole genome shotgun sequence:
GCACAGCAGTGTGTATAGGGATGCTGGCTACAGCACTGGGCGTGCCTGAGCCTGAGTCAGCTGTGTTGTGTCCCTCACTCCCCACAGCCAGAGGTCCCCAGGACTTCTAGCCTTCTAACCTGTTGGGCCTGCTCCCCAGTGATGGCCAGTAGGCGAGTGATGCCTTTGACCAGCTGTCGATCCCCAATGATCACCAGATCCCCCACAGCCCCGGTACGTAGCAGGTGCCTATAAGGAAGGTGGAGAAAGGGGTGATGATGgagagaaagaatggagaagTCCGAGCCCAAAGCAAGGCAGGTGGTGACGACCCAGGGTCCCGGGACAGGGTGGGAAGAGTGACTCACGTCCCACAGCAGAGCTCCACCGAAGTCTGCAGTGCAGCCTGGGAGGCTGGTGCCAGTGCATGGGCCACGGGAACGCCCACTGAAACCACCCGCACGGGGTCTGGGTACACCTGAGGTGAAGGCAGGACAAGGGCTCTTAGCTGCCTGCGAAGGGCAGGGGAAGCCCTCTGGGGTCACCCTCTACCGCTTACCTCATCTAGCAAGCGAAGACCGGGGATATGGGCAGTGTGTGCCAGGGGTACCTCCTCCATATACACAGCCTTATCCTGCCCCACAGCCTCCTGCACGTAGCTCTCTACTGTCCGGAGCTGCTCTGTGGTCAGTGGTGCCTGGGGGTGGCACAAGGGAACAAGGAAGGTGAGGAGTGGCCAGAGGTGACGGGCCGTGTCCTGAGTAGAGGGAACTGGCTGAGGTTGGGGTTCCACAGGACAGCATGGTGGTGCTGACCCAGGCCCTCAGACCAGTCCACCCACCTCCTGTCTGTCTTGCAGCATGCCATTTCCCATAATGCCTCTCTGTGCCCAGCTTACCTGGGTAGCCACATCAAAGCGCAGCCGCTCAGGGTTGAGATGGGAGCCCCGCTGCTCGGTGGTGGGCCCGAGGGTCTGCCGAAGTGCCCAGCTCAGCAGGTGGGTGGCTGTGTGCTTCACCATGCATCCCATTCGCCAGGCCTGGGACACTTTTGTCACCCAGGGTCCTGGGTGAGGgcgggagtggggagggagggggagtagctgggggagggagggctctTACCTTATCCACATACAGCTGCACTTGGTCCCCCACCTGTAAGCACTCGGGGGCCATGGCCTCATGCAGGATGAAGCCCCCACAGGCCTGCGCCCGGGCCACAGGGAACAGTACATCCTGGGGAGAACAAGGCCAAGGTGCCATAGTGACTGCCTGTGGTCATCCCTCCACTTGGATGCCCCCAGCCTCGCTTTTGCCTCCCACAGAAATCAGGCCGAGGTGCTGGATGCTCACCTGCTGCCCTGTACGAACAAGGTAGCCACGGTCTGAAGCCTGACCCCCTTGTTCGGCGTAGAAGTTGGTTCTGTCCAACAGGAGGCCACAGCGCTGGCCTGCCCCCACAGAGGTCACAGTTGTCCCATCCTCTGAATACAGCTGTAGCACTTGGGCCTCACAGAGGCCAAATTCTGCCAGAGGCATAAGGATTATCAGTGTTATGGCCTGGGGATGTGACGGGTTTGGAATTTGAGGGAAAGGCATTTAACTTTGGAGGGTGAACTAGGGAAGGCGGTTCCAGATGAAAGAGGCAGTGACCCCTGCTGGGTACTCTGGGGAATGCAGGAAGCTGGTGAGTACCATGCCTTTCCTTTCCAGTCAAGGTCAGGGAAGTTTGTGACTCAGGGTCTGGGTTCTCACCATAATCCCCGTTTGGTCGCAGAGAGTAGTTATACTTGGGGCTGTCATCAGTTGGGGGTACCCCATGACGGCGCAGCTCCTCCAGTGCGTGGACATCAAGACACAGTCCTTCCTCCTGAACTGGCTCTGCCTGCTGGGCCCGGTGCTGCAGGACAAGAGAGTGTGTGCACacgtgagtgtgcgtgtgtgcacgtgtgtgtgtgtgtgcgcgcgtgtgtgtgcgtgtgagcagGCCTCCTAGCCCACAACCACCCCTGGGGAGCCCCTCTAGGACACTGTGTTGACCTCTCTTCTGCTCTTGTTTGGACTCTGGGAATGATGTTCCTCTCTACGGACTAAGTGGGGCTGAGGCTCTGTCCCCTCTCCTGTTGAGATGATAGGACAGACCCCACCTCAGCTTCCAATTCAATGCCTAACTGTAAATCTTGCTCAGTTCAGGGCTGAGAGGGGGATGGCTGGGTCACCACGGGGTCCAGCAGTCTGTACCTGAGCCTCCTTCTGGGCTAGTTCTTCCAGTCCTGTCTCATCCAGCTGCacccctttctcctccagcatTAGCTTCATCAGATCCAGGGGAATCCCCAGGTTCCCAGCCAGTGACAATGACCAGGCTACCTCAGCTGAAGAAAGAGAGCAGAATGttgaggatgggggaggaagtgAGCACACAGTTCGCCAGTGCCCCCCACCCCATATTAGGTCCTCTCAGGTGAGGAGCCACCTTCAAGCTTCAGGCTCCAAGGTCAGACAAAGGGAGCCTAACAGTTTAAGTATGAAGCTGACATGGGAGACAGGGGATGGGAGGCGGACCTGGATGGACAGTTAAGAGAGGGGGTGTCAGGGCAGGGCTTCTGTCGTGGTCAGGTCAAGCACCTGCAAGAAACTTCTAGGCCCCTGGCAGGCTGAAAGCTGCTGCCTTTGCGTCTCTGCTTTAGCTAGGATCCCAGCTCACCAGGGAACAAATCAGAAGGCCTCAAGCGCTTCACGGTGCGATCAATGATCCGCCGGCCTCGCTGCAGAGAGGCTAGGAAGGCTGCCTCATCCTCGGACACCAGGCTGGCTATCTGAACCAAGACAGGGCAGAGTGGAGCTGTGTTTCCTTGGAAACAGGCAGCCCCTGCCTCCCCAAGCCAGTCAGTACCTGGACTGAGTTCTTCTGGAGTTCTGGATAAGCAGTTCCCTAGGGTGTAGGAGAATGTGGAGGAGGTGAACAGcccacccttcctccccaccccggCATCAAGGGACACCTGCCCCGGAGGCTAAGATGCTCTGAGAACTGGAGAACTCAGAGAAGTGGTTTTCCAGGGGGGCAGGCATACAAGTGGAAGGGAACCCCAGTGTCAAAGGTCCAGCAGCATGAGGCAAGGATTCTTCCAAGGTCTCCTCTTTTCGTGAGCAAGACCAGCCTTCTCAGCCTCCTTGATGTGGTGCAGGACTGGACAGTGAGGGTGGTCATGTCGGGGCTCTGTGGTAGGCTCCCAAGGGCCCAGGAGGCATGCAGAAAGGAGGAAATTCTGCACTTACCAATGTCTCCACCACCACTGGCACCAGGCTGCCTAGAAAGCCAGGAGGGGCCCGCAAGACCTCTGTGGAGAAGCGCACAGCTCTGCGGAGAATCCGGCGAAGGACTAGCCTAGGGGGGTTCACAGCCCAGGTATGAACTCCTAGCGTCATCCGAGCAGAAAAACGGGGAGTGGTGCTTACCCTATGCCTTCTGAGTGCTCGACCTCTcttcacctcccccttcccctctctcctaaCCCTGCCACCCCGCAGCACCTGCCCTTCCAGACTCACGGGGCTCCTGACATCCCTGGGGAGACACCATCAGCAATGCAGACACTGAGCGTGCGGATGTGATCGGCCACAACTCGGTAGGCTGTGTCTATGCGTCCCTCATCGGCTGCCCCTACCCGGCCAGAGTAAGGGGGCACCTCACAGCCCTGGAAAGCAGGAAAACAGGCACAGTTGTTGCCCCTGCATGCACAGGCAGGTACCCGTCTCtgctctaaaactgaccacatcaGAACACAATCCAAGGATGGAGTCATGTGAGAATTCGGAGTGCCTATGAGAAAACCCAGGGAAAataagagtcttgtgacctcagtctTCACAACACAGATCTGTTCTTGGTGTGTGTTCTCGTGCTCCTCCCAGGTGTGGCAGTCAGGAGTGAGTTCACTTCAGCTGCTGTTATTTATCTACCTctggaaaatacatttttttccgtGTGTGGCTTGTCCTTGTGACTGTGTACTTTATACAGTGAGACTCTCCTTAACCCTCCAAGTATAAATTGTCTGAcgttctgaataaagttggctattgcatgaggcTTTAGTCAGCCAGGTTCAC
Proteins encoded in this window:
- the Aars2 gene encoding alanine--tRNA ligase, mitochondrial; the encoded protein is MAASVAAAAGRLRRAIGRSCPWQQFSTEARPLHGAAVRDAFLSFFRDRHGHRLVPSASVRPRGDHSLLFVNAGMNQFKPIFLGTVDPRSEMAGFRRVANSQKCVRAGGRHNDLEDVGRDLSHHTFFEMLGNWAFGGDYFKEEACSMAWELLTQVYGIPEDRLWVSYFGGDSKTGLEPDLETRDIWLSLGVPASRVLSFGLQENFWEMGDTGPCGPCTEIHYDLAGGVGAPQLVELWNLVFMQHNREADGSLHPLPQRHVDTGMGLERLVAVLQGKHSTYDTDLFSPLLSAIHQGCEVPPYSGRVGAADEGRIDTAYRVVADHIRTLSVCIADGVSPGMSGAPLVLRRILRRAVRFSTEVLRAPPGFLGSLVPVVVETLGTAYPELQKNSVQIASLVSEDEAAFLASLQRGRRIIDRTVKRLRPSDLFPAEVAWSLSLAGNLGIPLDLMKLMLEEKGVQLDETGLEELAQKEAQHRAQQAEPVQEEGLCLDVHALEELRRHGVPPTDDSPKYNYSLRPNGDYEFGLCEAQVLQLYSEDGTTVTSVGAGQRCGLLLDRTNFYAEQGGQASDRGYLVRTGQQDVLFPVARAQACGGFILHEAMAPECLQVGDQVQLYVDKAWRMGCMVKHTATHLLSWALRQTLGPTTEQRGSHLNPERLRFDVATQAPLTTEQLRTVESYVQEAVGQDKAVYMEEVPLAHTAHIPGLRLLDEVYPDPVRVVSVGVPVAHALAPASQAALQTSVELCCGTHLLRTGAVGDLVIIGDRQLVKGITRLLAITGEQAQQAREVGQSLSQEVEAARERLSRGSRDLPEAHRLSKDIGRLTEVIDSALMPQWQRQELQTTLKTLQRRANTAIRKLEKGQAAEKSQELLKRHSEGPLIVDTVSVESLSVLVKVVRQLCQKAPSMSVLLLSPQPTGGVLCACQVAQDATPTFTAEAWALAVCSHMGGKAWGSRMIAQGTGHTADLEAALGTARDYALNQL